aatatttaCTGAATTTTCAGCTTTTGACGAATGGACGACTTACCCTTTTAAAGTTTTACCATGTTGGAGCACTGAAAAAAAGGAAGTGCCCGACAGAATGCTATTAAACCACTGATTTGCCATTGTGAAACTATAAACATTTCCAACTTTGTCCATGTTGCAATTTTGCAAATAAAACACTCCTACTTTTTGCAACCCTGAATGTACAGTTCAGTGCATTTACCAGAGATGAAATGCACAGCAAATAATAAGGCTATTCATTTGGAAACAGTAAGTTAAGGACACACCAAGATTTAAACTAATGGGTAAATTAAACCCATTCTCTATTGTGCATGTTTCTCAGTCTAAAGCCAGTCCCTTAGTGCTTGTGACACGATACCCTTCCCTCCTTTATTCCAGCTAACAGCACTGCCTGTCCATCACGTATCTGTGCAGGTCCTGCCTATATGCTGACAGTTTGATTATAGTTTAGGCAATCCACAATATCCAGAGGTGATGCAAATCTATGTTTagactgcagtgtgtgtgttaaCAGCACAAcagctgaaacacaaacacacagtgaatTCAAGACCCTAAGTAAGCTGGCTGTCTTTTCAAAGCACTGTAATCTGACCTGCATAAAAGCATTGCCAATGGCATTCCCTAAACGTATATGTGCGGCGTTAAAATACTACTCAAGATCATTCCAATGTGAAAAACATGTAAACAGTGGAAATTACAAATGCGTCGGTGTGCATATGTTATGGAACAGTTATGAAGCCTGCATCCCTTTTAGAATAAACATGGATGCCTTTCCTCAATTAGTACCCAGCATATGTCATGTGTTCTTACCGATCTGCTTGGCAACGGCATAAGCCTCATCAGGCGAGCTGGCAACCAAACCTGCGGGCACAGAGATGCCCGCTTCCTTCAGCAGCCCGATGCTCATGTATTCATGCAGGGAGAGGTTCCTCTGCTGCTGCACAGACAGCATTGGAGACGGCTGGGTCCCATGATTACTAAACAGACCTGATGTCCCGCCAAGCACCTGGTAATCGAAAGTTAAGAGAGAATACTAATTAAATCGAACACAAATAAAAATTCTGGCAAACAAGATACTGTTTCTACAAAGCCATGGtcatatatacactgtaaacacTAACTTTTATAGATTGCTAAATGGAATTCGCAAACGGAAACATGAACAAGCTCAGCTTTACAAGGAAAAGGATTTTCCCTTTCCCTTGCTCAACAGATTAATACTTAACTGACTTTAGTAGAGTCTTTCAATAATATCTGGGATATTAGAATATGTGGAAGCATTATGTCTATTAAAACGTATCGGCTACACAAAGATTATTAACAGATGAATTAATGACTGATTAATATTTTGCTGTAACCCAGAGTACACTCAATATAGGAACAGCAGAGCAACTTGGGTGTCTTACTCAAGGGTACAACCTTATAATGACCATAAGTGAAACATTTATGATATTCAAATTATGATTCAGAAAGGTTTCCAGTAAAGGATACTATCATTTTGTTCATTACAACATGCATATTGGCAGTTTAAGAGTTGCAGTGGTTTAAGAGTTAATTTTATTAACTAGCTGGCACTACAGTTAAATAGAAACACTGAAGTGAAACAAAACAGACAGGTCCTCTGTCCGTGTAGGTCAAAGTTAACTCGAAACCCCAGATGACATGGACAGTGTGTATGATAACcatgtaaacaaacaacacagaactTAACTTAAATCTACCTAACTACAAAAGCGCACCCCCTCAAAAGAAAATGAATAGGTTTGCAAAGCTAAGCATTTGTAACAATGACAGGCAGCTAGCCTGAAGGCTAATGTCAAAGTAGAATCGCCCACTTGGTTTCACTAAAAGTGGTCAAAAAAGCAAGCCACTTCACAAATGACAGTCGCATATAGTTATCTGAAGTGTGTACGCAAAACTGACCTTAGCTGCTGAGCTTAAAGTCGTCCTGGAGCCGGAATTCCTCAGTCCAGCGGACAACCGGCCACAGATCAGGGACGTCGCCATGTTGCTCTGTGCACAAGCAGCGCAGCACAAAAACAAATGACTGCACGCGCCTGCGCCAGGACGTACGTCAACTGCGTAGCTCCAGTTTGAGAATCTCAGCTGGCGATGTCCTTCCCCGTGTACCAAAGCTTACTGTTCAAATCAATTCACGTGTTTACTGTGACAAAGATTTGCTTTCTTATCGGAATTAAGATTATTTAATACCGTTTGTACATCTCATAGTGCACAAGCTTCAACCAGATCGTGAAAGGTATGCTTTCTGTTAGGAGATTCATCTATCAAATAAGATATAGGTAAGTTAGATTATGATGTGATTTCCAGTAAAGTGTTGCTTAATTACGCTTATGCGGATCCCCAGCATTGCACATGTCCTTCCCTCTCACTAGTGGAGGGGGTTTTGATTCATTCCAGTGACTCGAGTATTTTCAATTCGCTCAGCAAAAATATTCCTCCAGTGTCTCTTTTCATACTTACgccagtagatggcagcaagtGAGTGTATTTTTGTGCATTGTGGCAAGTTATTGAATCATGTACTCATCATTCAGAAATGGTTTAAGTGTTTAAGCCACAAATCAACTGTTAAGCAGATCTATTAATATTTTCTCCACCTTGTAAAGTTCTAGGTATGAGTTTTGACATgtgaaaacaaaaaagacaatcGTTTCTATGGTGTAGCTTGCATCATTTGAATTCTACATAGACATCAGTCATTTTTTAACACAATAATGATTCCTCCACCTTTTGTCACAATATCTCAGTGCCTTTatgttaaaggtgccatctgtgatgtttggcaaaaaaaatcaagtcatactccacattccataacagatgggggcagtatgcctcaataaagtgaattggtctaatctagagtaacaaacaagaaacggcatagtctctatgctccgcccctactttcacaacaacactacagccatagccgaagcctaactgtgcgttcacactgcCGGTGTCAAGAgcatcaaaaatcgctcttgccgctctgctcacgacgatgcagaaagatttgtgagcgctcagacgctctaacgtagatcgaatgcttattttgtatttaaagcggccaaaagcaaacaagcttgttgatctcgtgcagactaaccacaaggagttataagttaacctcattaaatattgttgtggacgaaatattaggatcctttacttaaaatgaacaatctcagacaccttggtccacgtatcacttttaatttattttttatgtccctgtacgcaaacagggacacatcatagattaatacaaaagctaaacagcaataatcaaccggTCCTTTATTCTGATTGGgaaataatgtgccaactctcaagcattcagcgtgagacacacgcaatttactcttttcacatgctttcacgccacacatcaattttttcatgcacagaaaaaccacgaagcaaagaggacacggagaccaacaaactagacagagcaggttagttatgatataataaaatgggtaacgttaagttatagctagctaattatcaaacgcatcaggttcaggcacgccgacaagccgtgcgagttattcgtgtattgcaggttggctggtggttatgttgcccgcataccgcctaatgctaatgctaatgctaatgctaattaaggttgatatctctgcagcactataacttgacatttttttaatgacatcatcgcccttatttcttctcattcttttgatgcgtgtaggtcgttacggatatttttacctcaatttttgcatatggcacctttaaactataaaaatgcaCCATTTTACTCTGTAAAATACAAAAACGAGTGATTTTATTATTCCTATTTTTTATTGAAAGGTTAGAACATTAAGTTAGATGGTACTCCAGGTAAATACATTAAAGTCATAGGGATTCAGCGGACATCAAATTTGGACAACTGCTATATAACTGTTTATCTGTTTTAACACAGTTTTAATACAATGTCTGAAGCCGTTCAAAATGGAAAACCCATTCTCAAACGTCCTGGAGTGGGAATTGGGGTTCTTGTGACAGACTCCTCCAATCCAGGATGTGTCCTGTTAGGAAAAAGAAAAACCAGAGTTGGGAAAGGAACCTACCAGTTACCAGGAGGTCACATTGAATTCGGGTGAGTTTACTGTCACAAAAATGCATCAGTGTGGTCTTTTACTAATGTATCGAATTCTCTCTAATTCCTGCTTATTCGTTAACTTTTCTATAGAATTAATACACATGGGTTgcatataaattaattacattttttagagaaacttgggaggaatGTGCCCAGAGAGAGGTGATGGAGGAAGCTGGTGTCCGACTGAAGAACCTTCGCTTTGGATCAGTCGTCAACTCCATCAGATTGGAAGAAAACTACCATTATGTCACAATCTTCATGCAGGGAGAACTGGACAGGTCTTTCTCAGCTGAACCAGTTAATTTGGAGCCAGAGAAGAATGAAGGTAACCCATTTCTTTGAATGTGTTATTGCCTGTGTAGTCTCAGGCCCAGATGGCCCACCCACAGATCAGATAAAAATCTGTCATGTGAGACCTTGGCAGTCACCATTACAACAGGTTTTAGCAGTTCTgagcaaatattaaaatgttttttttttatatatatggtaTGATAATGTTGACATGGctttttataaatcaataaaagcTTAAATCCCATGTTTTTATGTTAAAAGTAACATATATGTTAAACAAGTTATTAATTAAGATGACATTAACATAGAAATAAAAGATCTACACACAAGTAATCTCTGTCCCAACTTCAAAGTCTTGACCTTCTTAAGTATATCCATCACTTATGATCATACAATTTGACATAATAAGTTGtatttatattcaattattaAGAACCGGTCGCTTTATATTTTGTCTAGACACACTTGTAATATCTAAATGGGTGCTTTTTGGCCAGAATAAACACTAGTGTGAGCCAGACTATATGTCGATAGTCAAAACTTGATTTTTACATAGTCATTCACTGTGTACAACCAAATTATGTGCTTTGGTTTTCTCTGTTGTATGTTTGATTTCTATGAGTAAGTAGTGACCAAgtataaattagtttatttagTATTAGACATCAGTTTATTAAATGAGTGTAGCTTATACAGAAAACTGGgtgattcatttttaattatttgactgtaTCTGCCCATATGCCAAGCAGCCGCAGTATTGCTGCAGTATTTCACTGCAAGCTTCAGATTCAGTGTCTTTTAATTATGTCTTTTTCAGGTTGGACATGGAGGCGGTGGGAGGATTTTCCCCCTGAAGAGCAGCTATTCTTGCCATTAGCCAACCTGAGACAGCAGGACTTCCAGCCATTCAGAAAAAGTTAAAGGGATTTTCTGTAGTTAAAACATTACCTTATCTCACCCAGACCTAACCTTATTGAGGCTCAGGTGAAATGAATTCCCCTTCAGGCCTTTTCTCACTCATTTTGAAGAGAGCATTGACCTGTTGAAAGGACACATGCCCTGACCTTAAGTTGTGAGATTGCCATACTGTACTTTCTGTGAGATTGACATAACTGTTATGGATAATTCATTAATGAATATTATTCCAGTTTCTCAAGAGCCTAATGATTTTATTGAACACacatgtatattaaattatatcagCTAATATCAGAATTTTTTTGTACATGCCAGTATATTGAGTATATAGCATTTTAAGTgtgatattttgttaaaatattaaagtaacaGTTTACAATAAGGTATTGTTAATATTACTGAATGCATTAGGTATTCATAAAAGCAATACTTTTACAGTATTTAATTTTGCCCACTGTTAATTTCTACATAATAACATTTCAAGTGTTAAACTAACATTAACCTGAATTAATAacgaattgtattttattgtaaagtgttaccaatatttcaTCATAACTTCCTCATGCAAACTTACTCTAACTGTTTTCGACCAGACAACACCTTTTGCATTTGTAATACTACTGCAAGGATTTCATAACATATTATTTTTCCACATAACCCTTACCTGCACTCAAATAAACAGTACCTGGTAGTTTTCAACATGGTAGGTTGGACAgtctctgttttttttaaaccacgccccatcagtgaactgattacattatattatattatattatattatagtatattatagtatagtatagtatacgTTGTgtgttcatttaatatatgtattacaTTGAAATGTAACTTTAGTAAAATAAACTATGTTATGTATATTTGGTGGAAACAGCGCCCCCTTCCTACTCGAGCTAAATTCGCCAGCAGCTCCACAGCAAGTTGTGAAGCAGCACAGTGTACAGAGGTCGTCGAGATCGTCAAGCTTTCTCTTGGCTGTAGTTCGGTTAGGGGAAAAACAACATTGACAAAACAAATTTCAGTTACACAACATGGTGAAACTCGCTTTCAACTCCGCTCTCGGACAGAAGGATTTAAAAAAGGAGGAGAAGGATGAAGCTTTGATCCCTCAGGATGTGGTGAGTTTCGTTAGCACAAACGCTAACCGGCTAACGTTAGTGAACTAGAAAACAACGCTAATAACAACATTGcttttaatcattaatttttttataacgtGTTTATTTGTTGTAACTGTGGGCGGTCAGagtgtttaaataaacatacgaaaacattaaatgaataggacttttgcaaaaataaacattcaaagtaaataaaaacatagttGATGTTTGACGGGAATATACACGTTATTTACGTCAGTATGACTGGAACACGTAGAAGATGTTTGTTTGGGTTTTGTGAGGATTATAACCTTATTTTTTGTCTGGTAGTTTTGTTTATGTGAGTGTAGAGGGAAGCCATCTCCTGCCTTGTTtcagcgagagtgtgtgtgtgttagtgagtgtcAGACAGCTTTGAGCTCACAGGAAAATGGCCGACAGTCCCAACACAGACACCAGGAtttaaaacatcagaaaaatCCAATTTTGCATTGCACTTTTGAGATGTTTTCCATCAAGATTCCCAATGCGTGCACGTGCAATgttcagataaataaaaaatattgcattaaaagGAATGCAcgtacacacatataaatatcaTGCATTGCATTTTTCAGTGCTTGTTCTAGTAGACTGATGATTGTCTGTGCAGTTATTGCAGTATTTAAAATTAAACCGTTAATTTCATATAAGATTTAAATTTAAAGGTATGCGGCTGTATACATGTCTCTTGTACTTCCTGAATAGGTTGCAGTCTTAAACATAGTAAAATCAGGAAGAGGAAATACATGTTTAGCCAGCTGACTTTCATAAGTGTGAGACCAGCTCCCACGCAGATGCATGCACCGTCTGGCTGCTTCTGTTTCTCAAATACGATCATCAGCTGGCACTGAGGATGAGTCAGCGAATTGGGTTGATAATCAAGAAGAAGAGGTCGTGAATCATTCATAAGACACTGTTGTGTCTGCTGAAGCACTGCCACTGCGATCAGACCAACAGTGCTGCCTGATCTCTCTGGCACTTTAAGCAAGGAGCTTTTCGGCAGGCATATGTCTTGAAGAACAAATTGATTCAGAATGTTTCATGCATGGAGTAATGCTTCTTACCTTTAGACATTCCTGGCAATCAGAGACTATAATActtaactaaattatttaaaaggtgtCAATTCATCATGAGATAAGCTGTAAAAAACATGCAGTGTGGTCTCAAATCCTCTGTCACACAGGTGATCAAAGCCTCACTGAACTTGACTACCTAAAACAGACATCTTTGTTCTTTGGAAAAACTCCTGAAGGACCGGGTTATTTAGACAAAGACGGTCTCTGTTAGCCATGCCATAATctgcagtgtgtgtctgtgtgtgcgagggcaaggctgtgtgtgtttgaaacaggagtgtttgtgtgtaaatgtgcaagtgaggtatttttaaaaaatctttattacttacaataaggttaattttgtAATTATAGTAAGTGCATGATATTTGTTATacaacgtgtaacaaggacattacaaaatattttcatatgaaaaatcatatatattatacattttatgccATACATTacatattctatatatttttgtgtaacaACAAATTCTGTAAGCAACagaatattttagtattttaataaaaactaataataataaaactagcCATTTTATTCTAAGGGATAATACATTATCAAAATAGCATTTAATTTGAGATATGTTTCGCTTTATTTTTGATGTGACCACTTGCTTTCTGAAGAATTTGATGCTGATGGTGGTACGCAGACTGGACTAATCGATATTAAAATGTTGACTGTTTTCATTCTTGAATAGTATTTGCAGctctaatcattttcaaacagacgctatttgaa
This genomic stretch from Carassius gibelio isolate Cgi1373 ecotype wild population from Czech Republic chromosome B6, carGib1.2-hapl.c, whole genome shotgun sequence harbors:
- the LOC127959317 gene encoding nucleotide triphosphate diphosphatase NUDT15 isoform X1 — translated: MLSVRRFIYQIRYSFNTMSEAVQNGKPILKRPGVGIGVLVTDSSNPGCVLLGKRKTRVGKGTYQLPGGHIEFGETWEECAQREVMEEAGVRLKNLRFGSVVNSIRLEENYHYVTIFMQGELDRSFSAEPVNLEPEKNEGWTWRRWEDFPPEEQLFLPLANLRQQDFQPFRKS
- the LOC127959317 gene encoding nucleotide triphosphate diphosphatase NUDT15 isoform X2; translated protein: MSEAVQNGKPILKRPGVGIGVLVTDSSNPGCVLLGKRKTRVGKGTYQLPGGHIEFGETWEECAQREVMEEAGVRLKNLRFGSVVNSIRLEENYHYVTIFMQGELDRSFSAEPVNLEPEKNEGWTWRRWEDFPPEEQLFLPLANLRQQDFQPFRKS